The following is a genomic window from Halichoerus grypus chromosome 5, mHalGry1.hap1.1, whole genome shotgun sequence.
AGGGGCGGGCAGAGAGGCCCAGTCTGGGCAGGTgagtgggtgggagaggaggcaAGGAGCTGGGAGGGTGTCGCACGCAGTGTGGGTGGCCCAGcctgccccagcccaccccatCTTGTGGGCACAGCCCTAATGTAGCCAGCAGCCGCGACGGGATGGACAATGAGACTGGCACGGAGTCTTTGGTCAGCCACCGGCGGGAGCGAGCCCGACGCCGGAACCGCGAAGAGGGTAATGAGGCCGCACCCTAGACTTGCCCGGGCCCCATGGTGCACCCTATGACCCTGCCTACTCCCAGTTACTGCCCCCCCACCAATGGGGGTCCCAGAGTAGAGGTCCTAGGCCTGtctgcccaggaccccagggaccCCCCCAGCAGCCCCACAGTCACCTGGCCGGCTCCCAGGTCAGTTGGTGCTTGAGGCCACACAGGCGACCCCACAGCCAGCTCCCTTCTTGCTGTCCCCACAGCTGCCCGGACCAATGGGCACCCAAGGGGGGACCGGCGGCGAGACCTGGGGCTGCCCCCCGACAGTGCGTCCACCGTGCTGAGCAGCGAACTTGAGTCCAGTAGCTTCATTGACTCGGACGAGGATGACAACACAAGCCGgtgcgtgggtgtgtgtgcgtgcagatGCGTGTGCGCAGGTGTGACAGGTACGCGTGGGTGGGTGTGCCCCGAGGTATGTGCACAGGTGTGCGTGGACTCACATCCAGATGTGTGTACGAGTGTAACAGGTGTGCACGCACGTGCGCGTGGGCGTGCGTAGGAACAGATGTGCACGCCGTCACGTCACGTACGGGCGTGCAGGTGTGTGGGGGCTGTGAGTCCACGGGCGTGTGGACGTGGACGGGCGTGTGCACGCGTGCTGTGGAACAggcgtgtgtgcacgcacgtgctgGCCTCCTCGGTGTTCGTGTCTCCGTTTTGGCTGAGCACAGCTGCACGTAGCTGTGGGGTTCGCACGTGTCGTGTGCGTAGGGCCGTGTTCCGCCCGGAGCTGAGCCTTCTCCTGAGCCAGCTCTACCCCAGCTCTGTGTCCCACAGCACCCGACGCCCATCCTGTGCGCTCcctgtcttgtgtgtgtgtgtgtgggggggtggggtgccctGCTCTCCACCCTGCCGCAGCCCTGCAGCCTCTGGCCTGGCCCCTGACCTTCATGCCCCCCAGACTGAGCAGCTCCACGGAGCAGAGCACGTCCTCCCGGCTCATCCGAAAACACAAGCGCCGGCGGCGGAAGCAGCGCATGCGGCAGGCGGACCGTGTAGGTGGTGTAGGGGGTAgccaggtgtggggtggggtccGCCCCGGTGAAGCCCCTGCCTCCGTCCCCTCACTCGCGTCCCTCCGCAGGCTTCCTCCTTCAGCAGCATCACGGACTCCACCATGTCCCTGAACATCATCACCGTCACTCTCAACATGGGTGAGGCCTCACTGGGGTCCCCCGTGGGGTGCGGGGTCCCTGGGTGGGGTGCACCCCCACAGCAGGCACCTGCTCACCCCTCGCCCCTGCAGAGAGGCACCACTTCCTGGGCATCAGCATCGTGGGCCAGAGCAACGAGCGGGGGGACGGCGGCATCTACATCGGCTCCATCATGAAGGGCGGGGCCGTGGCGGCCGACGGGCGCATCGAGCCGGGCGACATGTTGCTGCAGGTGCGGGGCTATGGGGAGGGACTGGGGGGCCGAGGGGCCGGCACCCCTGCCCCGCCGCGCTGAACCCCTCGCCCCCCAGGTGAATGACGTCAACTTCGAGAACATGAGCAATGACGACGCGGTGCGGGTGCTGCGGGAGATCGTGTCCCAGACGGGGTGAGGCATGGCGGGTGGGCGGCATGGGGCGGGGCCCCATGGGGCCTCGCCCGTGTGACCTGCTGCACCCCACAGGCCCATCAGCCTCACGGTAGCCAAATGCTGGGACCCGACCCCCCGGAGCTACTTCACCGTCCCGAGGGGTGAGTGACCCTGCAgggctcctgggggggggggttgagggCGCCCGCCCAGCCTGAAGGTCCTTTCCTCTGTGCCCCCGCGCTCCATCGTGCGCTACCATGCATCCGTCTGTTTGTCTGTCCATCCGTTACCACCCGGCGGCCACCCAGCTGACCCGGTGCGGCCCATCGACCCTGCCGCCTGGCTGTCCCACACGGCGGCGCTGACTGGAGCCCTGCCCCACTACGGTACGAGCCCCTGCTCCAGCGGCATCACGCGCACCAGCTCCTCCTCACTAACCAGCTCCGTGCCCGGCGCCCCACGTAAGTGGCAGCTCAGGAGAGCAGGGAACTGAGGCCCCAGGGCGAGGGGCCTGGCCGAAGTGCCCGCCCCGCACGGTCGCACTCGTGTGGCTGTGTGGCCAGCGCGCACACGTGGATGGACGCTGCTGACATGTGTGCGTCGGACCCAGCACCAACACACGTGTCTGCCCTCACGCACACCCTCCTTCCAGCCGGCTGTCTGTGTGCTGGGACTGAAAGTTGCCTAGACGGGCCAGGCCAGCCCTGGGGCCCCTTTctcctggggaggagaggcagtgCACGCGGGTGACCCCCACCCGGCTTTCCTGCGGCTAACACGACTAACAGCCCTGAGCTGGCGgacggggaggggggaagaggccTCTCCCCGTGGGGCTCAGGGTGGGGGTGGCCTCACCTGGGTTTGGGCCCAAGATCCTGATGAAGCATCTGCAGGGGTAGGGGACAAAGATTCAACCCCCCCCGacccacccctgctccccgcTGCTGTGAGGGTCCATCCTGTGGTGGGATTGGACCCTGCGGTCACCGGATGGCCTCACGGTCTGGGCTCCAGGACCACAGACCCGACCTGGagcctgggctcagctgggctgcCGCAGCGGGGCCTGCAGCCCATCCCAAGGCCTCCCCCTGCCCTCGGCTGCGCAGGGCTGAGGGGGGGGCTGTGCCTTACAGAGCTGGAGGAGGCACCTCTGACGGTGAAGAGCGACATGGGCGCCGTGGTGCGCGTCATGCAGCTGCCAGACTCGGGCCTGGAGATCCGTGACCGCATGTGGCTCAAGATCACCATCGCCAATGCCGTCATTGGTGAGGGGCCCGCCGGGCTGGCTCCGGGTGGGCGGGTGCGCCCCCCGGGCTCTGTGCCCTGATGCGTGCTCCGGGCCAGGGGCGGACGTGGTGGACTGGCTGTACACACACGTGGAGGGCTTCAAGGAAAGGCGCGAGGCTCGCAAGTACGCCAGCAGCATGCTGAAGCGCGGCTTCTTGCGGCACACGGTCAACAAGATCACCTTCTCGGAGCAGTGCTACTACGTCTTCGGGGACCTGTGCAGCagtgagtgggggctggggggcggggatcCCCAGAGGGCCTGCCCACACTGCCctcacccaccctcccctcccaccagaTCTCGCAGCCCTGAACCTCAACAGCGGCTCCAGTGGGGCCTCGGATCAGGACACGCTGGCCCCACTGCCTCATCCGGCCGCCCCCTGGCCCCTGGGTCAGGGCTACCCCTACCAGTACCCGGGCCCCCCGCCCTGCTTCCCACCTGCATACCAGGACCCTGGCTTCAGCTATGGCAGCGGCAGTGCTGGGAGTCAGCAGAGTGAAGGTGAGAGCCTGCTGGGCGCCCAGCTCCCCGCTGTCCCCGCCGCCTGGCTCTGCCCTGTGtgcccaccccctctgccccacgcgctcctccctgctctgtgtcGAGGCCCTGGGTGAGCTCCTTCTGGAAGGGGTGAGTGGttcagggggatggggagagccCTGCAGActtcggggtgtgtgtgtgtgtgttggggggtgctGGTGTTCCCGGTGCAGCGGAAGCAAAAGGCCAGGAGATGGCAGAGAGGCCCCAGGCCACGGTGGAGGACAGACACTGCCCCCAGCACCTGCAGCCCGGCCGGGAGCTGGAGGTGGACAGTCCCACAGACAGCTGTGGACCCACCCTGGGATGTGTGGAGAGCTGAGCCGGAGGATCGAGGGGCGTCCCTGAGGAGGGGACTTGGAGGACTGGCCTGAGGCTGTCAGTGTCACTGAGGCCAGGGGGCCGAGGTCAGGCAGCTAGCCCAGTGAACCCAGacagggatgggagagagaggagagcaggtcAGAGGgcagcggtgccccaggggaagCTGTTGCTGGGCGCCTGTGGACCCTGGACAGGCCCAGCTGGTGGCCGCGTGCGCCGTAGGTGGGAATGGGTGTCCGGGCCGGGCCTGCTGTGTAACTCGTGCTATCCCTTGCTTTGTGCTGAGCAAGCCTTAGACTGAAGGACTAGCGGAGTGGACCCTCCGGGCCGGTAAGCCAGGGTCCTGCCCGGCGTCCCTCTCGGCATGTTCCCAGCCAGCTGGCCTTCTCAGGCTCCCCGCTCTTCCTGGGAGCCCAGGACGGGGGCTGAGCTGAGTAGCTGGCCAGGGCCTTGGGGCTGGACGGAAGGTgggtcttgggggtgggggggatgcccAGGATGGCCGACGGGAGCACCGGGCACACAGGGCCTCACTTGTGCGTCAGGCTCTCAGCTGCAAGATCAGGCATTGGGGTGAGATGGGGGGCACTGAGCTGGCCCCAGagtgtccctgcctgcctgccactgcccgcccccgccccccggcctgCTGCAGCTGTTCTCGCTTCTCGGAGTGGGGCCAGCCCTGCTCTCCTGTCTGCAtggctgcccccccccacacccgcCCTGCTTGAGACTACCAGGTTCTGCCCCTGGTTGCCCTGGCAATGGCTGGTCGTCCTGGAAGTGACGTGGCCTGACACTGACCATCTCATTCCTCTCCCTGTCCTTGACTCCAGGAAGCAAAAGCAGTGGGTCCACCCAGAGCGCCGGCGGGAGCAGCCGGCGGGCACTGGGCCGTGAGAAGGAGCGCCGGGCGGCTGGAGCCGGGGGCAGCGGCAGCGAGTCAGACCACACGGCGCCGGGCGGGGTTGGGGGCAGCGGCTGTCGGGATCGTCCAGCTAGTCAGCTCAGCCGGGGCTCGGTGGCCGCCCCGGGGCTCCCCCCATCGTATCCCTTAGCAAAGGCGTACTCGGTGGGGGGGGGCCCGCCGGGGGGGCCGCCCGTCCGGGAGCTGGCCGCTGTCCCCCCAGAGCTGACAGGCAGCCGCCAGTCCTTCCAGAAGGCCATGGGGAACCCCTGTGAGTTTTTCGTTGACATCATGTGACTGAGGAGAGAGTGCCTTCAGCTCGGCCCCACAGTGGGAGAGCCGGTGGTCCTACCCGCTCCTGCAGGAGGGCACCGCCTCTGGGGCTTCTGTGGGCTTGCCTTACTGGTGGCTGTCCTGGGTCAAGCGAGCCTGTGCTTGCCTGCACACGAGGGGTCGTGTCGGGGCACGGGCCTGGATGGAGAGCGGGAGCGGGCTGGGCGAGGAGCTGAGGGCAGCCCAGGCCACCGTGGTCTCAGTTTGGCAGTCCGTCCATTCCTGTCCGGAGCAGCTTGTGTCCGTGCAGACCCTGTGCCCTTGGGGTGTGCCTCAGGGACCCCCACGTGCCTACAGAGCTGTGCACAGGGCCCCAGACTAAGCTGAGAAGAGGCTGCTGGGCCTGGGCCCCCTGTTGGCCCAAGTCATAGGCCCCACCACTCTTGCCTGGGCTGGGTTGGCCCTTCCCGAAGGGGGAATCggagcccccaggcccctctgTGGACGTCCGGGGTAGggatctaatttatttatttattgcctggCCTTGTGTGCTCTGGGGGAGGTGGTGGCCAGGtcagctgccccccaccccccaccgggTCTCAGACTTAATGCAGGGACACAGGTCCTGTCGGAAAGTGGGAAGGGTTGGTGAGGGGAAGATGGGAGGGGACGTGCTTcagctggtggtggtggggatgtgACAAGGGGCAAGGGGCCCGGGTGCACACAGCTGCTGCAGGGGCAGGGTGTGGGGAAGAGGGGGTAGCCAGCCCACCCCTCCTTGCTGTCCTCGGGTGACTGCCCACCCACTCACGCCGCTTCCTTCCTGGCGTCTCTGGCCTGCACACATCTGCGCTGTAGATATGTATCAAGTCGGAGTGTCCGTCCAGATAGTTAATAGAGCTGCTTCTGtgtaaatgctattttaaagactaaaaagcatttaattttatGGGACTGATGTGTGgcctgtgtctcttctcttctgcCGGGTACCTTAGAAGGCTGGGGTGCGGCTGTCCTCTGGGTCCCTGGTCAGCGCCAGGCTCTGTCCCCCGTGCTGGTTGCCGGCGGGGTCCTTGGCGGCTGGTCCTCTGTCCGTGGTGCTAGCTCCTGGCTCCAGGGGTCTTGGCTGTGGATGCTGGCCTTGGTGCTGACCCCCAGGACTCTGTCCACGGTGCTGGTGGCCATCTGACCCCATTTTACGCGCTCGGGCCCGGCCACGGAGAGAGGAGGAGGTTGGGTGTGcgccccatcccccctccccccccccgcaaggAGGCCTGTGCTCTGCTCATCATTCCCGTCCCACTCGGGCCCACGATCAGTCACATGTCCCTGCAAAGGGGTCAGAACAGCTCCCATCACCCACCAACCTCCCTTCCCTGTGATGCTTGGATGGGGTGCGGGCTGGaggctccaggctgggcctgGCCAGGCAAGTAATGCCCAGCTTGGACTTCAAGTGATCTGACTGGGGGCTTTCCTGAGCTCTCGGCAGGAGCTACAGGAGCCCCAAGGAACCTTTTTATGGGCCTCTTTCTGGAACAGTGGGGCTGGATCACCTGGGTTGGCCCTGGCCAAGGCTTGGCTAGGACAGATACAGAGCTGCTCTCAGGCCCCAGGTGGGTGTGAGGCCCTTCGTGAATGCTGCAGGCCTGAGGATCACTGTGGTGTCAAGGTCAGCAGTCAGCCTGCAGTCAGGATCCACAGCTGGGGTGGTCTCAGCAGCTGGGGTACAGTCTGGGGGTTGCTTCATAGGAACTTGGTTTGGGGGAATCTCAACTAAGTCTGGGTTCACTGGGTGAGGTCACTGGGTCAGGGGTCACTTGTTTTTGCCCCGAGTCTCCTTCCCCCCGGTACCACTGCTGC
Proteins encoded in this region:
- the DVL1 gene encoding segment polarity protein dishevelled homolog DVL-1 isoform X1, with product MAETKIIYHMDEEETPYLVKLPVAPERVTLADFKNVLSNRPVHAYKFFFKSMDQDFGVVKEEISDDNAKLPCFNGRVVSWLVLAEGAHSDAGSQSTDGHTDLPPPLERTGGIGDSRPPSFHPNVASSRDGMDNETGTESLVSHRRERARRRNREEAARTNGHPRGDRRRDLGLPPDSASTVLSSELESSSFIDSDEDDNTSRLSSSTEQSTSSRLIRKHKRRRRKQRMRQADRASSFSSITDSTMSLNIITVTLNMERHHFLGISIVGQSNERGDGGIYIGSIMKGGAVAADGRIEPGDMLLQVNDVNFENMSNDDAVRVLREIVSQTGPISLTVAKCWDPTPRSYFTVPRADPVRPIDPAAWLSHTAALTGALPHYGTSPCSSGITRTSSSSLTSSVPGAPQLEEAPLTVKSDMGAVVRVMQLPDSGLEIRDRMWLKITIANAVIGADVVDWLYTHVEGFKERREARKYASSMLKRGFLRHTVNKITFSEQCYYVFGDLCSNLAALNLNSGSSGASDQDTLAPLPHPAAPWPLGQGYPYQYPGPPPCFPPAYQDPGFSYGSGSAGSQQSEGSKSSGSTQSAGGSSRRALGREKERRAAGAGGSGSESDHTAPGGVGGSGCRDRPASQLSRGSVAAPGLPPSYPLAKAYSVGGGPPGGPPVRELAAVPPELTGSRQSFQKAMGNPCEFFVDIM
- the DVL1 gene encoding segment polarity protein dishevelled homolog DVL-1 isoform X2, with protein sequence MAETKIIYHMDEEETPYLVKLPVAPERVTLADFKNVLSNRPVHAYKFFFKSMDQDFGVVKEEISDDNAKLPCFNGRVVSWLVLAEGAHSDAGSQSTDGHTDLPPPLERTGGIGDSRPPSFHPNVASSRDGMDNETGTESLVSHRRERARRRNREEAARTNGHPRGDRRRDLGLPPDSASTVLSSELESSSFIDSDEDDNTSRLSSSTEQSTSSRLIRKHKRRRRKQRMRQADRASSFSSITDSTMSLNIITVTLNMERHHFLGISIVGQSNERGDGGIYIGSIMKGGAVAADGRIEPGDMLLQVNDVNFENMSNDDAVRVLREIVSQTGPISLTVAKCWDPTPRSYFTVPRADPVRPIDPAAWLSHTAALTGALPHYELEEAPLTVKSDMGAVVRVMQLPDSGLEIRDRMWLKITIANAVIGADVVDWLYTHVEGFKERREARKYASSMLKRGFLRHTVNKITFSEQCYYVFGDLCSNLAALNLNSGSSGASDQDTLAPLPHPAAPWPLGQGYPYQYPGPPPCFPPAYQDPGFSYGSGSAGSQQSEGSKSSGSTQSAGGSSRRALGREKERRAAGAGGSGSESDHTAPGGVGGSGCRDRPASQLSRGSVAAPGLPPSYPLAKAYSVGGGPPGGPPVRELAAVPPELTGSRQSFQKAMGNPCEFFVDIM
- the DVL1 gene encoding segment polarity protein dishevelled homolog DVL-1 isoform X3; its protein translation is MAETKIIYHMDEEETPYLVKLPVAPERVTLADFKNVLSNRPVHAYKFFFKSMDQDFGVVKEEISDDNAKLPCFNGRVVSWLVLAEGAHSDAGSQSTDGHTDLPPPLERTGGIGDSRPPSFHPNVASSRDGMDNETGTESLVSHRRERARRRNREEAARTNGHPRGDRRRDLGLPPDSASTVLSSELESSSFIDSDEDDNTSRLSSSTEQSTSSRLIRKHKRRRRKQRMRQADRASSFSSITDSTMSLNIITVTLNMERHHFLGISIVGQSNERGDGGIYIGSIMKGGAVAADGRIEPGDMLLQVNDVNFENMSNDDAVRVLREIVSQTGPISLTVAKCWDPTPRSYFTVPRADPVRPIDPAAWLSHTAALTGALPHYGTSPCSSGITRTSSSSLTSSVPGAPQLEEAPLTVKSDMGAVVRVMQLPDSGLEIRDRMWLKITIANAVIGADVVDWLYTHVEGFKERREARKYASSMLKRGFLRHTVNKITFSEQCYYVFGDLCSNLAALNLNSGSSGASDQDTLAPLPHPAAPWPLGQGYPYQYPGPPPCFPPAYQDPGFSYGSGSAGSQQSEALD